Proteins encoded within one genomic window of Candidatus Campbellbacteria bacterium:
- a CDS encoding glutaredoxin domain-containing protein, translating to MQNVTIYSTPSCHFCHAAKEFFKENNVEFTDHDVATDVAKREEMIQRSGQMGVPVIFIGEEMIIGFDEGRIRSLLGV from the coding sequence ATGCAAAACGTAACTATATACTCAACACCGTCATGTCATTTTTGCCACGCCGCTAAAGAATTCTTTAAAGAGAACAACGTTGAATTCACCGATCACGACGTAGCAACTGATGTCGCTAAGCGAGAAGAAATGATCCAAAGAAGCGGACAAATGGGAGTGCCTGTTATATTTATTGGCGAGGAGATGATCATTGGCTTTGATGAAGGCAGAATAAGATCATTGTTGGGAGTTTAA
- a CDS encoding DUF3105 domain-containing protein, whose product MEGEAKNNYEQKKQKREQVREKERAQARRADLRKSITRYVVWILVAAGLGYGLVLLAGATGPDGEDFSEKYSIQGRQHIEEGELHSEYNSNPPSSGWHYAASTRGGFYESPLPDERVVHNLEHGDIWITYHPDISDESKDVLESFAGQYVVVSPREENEGDISLVAWGRVDTFDVESGIVDEERIGDFITRYDNRGPEKVRGAQPGHGGF is encoded by the coding sequence ATGGAAGGTGAAGCAAAAAATAACTACGAACAAAAAAAGCAAAAACGCGAGCAGGTACGCGAAAAAGAGCGCGCGCAAGCTCGCAGGGCTGATTTACGAAAATCAATTACTCGCTATGTCGTCTGGATACTTGTTGCAGCCGGTCTGGGATACGGTCTCGTGTTGCTTGCCGGAGCTACCGGCCCTGACGGGGAAGACTTTAGCGAAAAATACTCGATTCAAGGTCGCCAGCATATCGAAGAGGGAGAATTACACTCGGAGTATAACTCTAACCCACCTTCTTCCGGATGGCATTATGCCGCAAGCACGCGTGGAGGATTTTATGAATCTCCGTTGCCCGATGAGCGTGTAGTACATAACCTTGAACACGGCGATATATGGATTACGTATCATCCCGACATCAGCGACGAATCAAAAGATGTTCTTGAATCTTTTGCCGGTCAATATGTAGTCGTATCACCCCGAGAAGAGAATGAAGGAGATATCTCACTGGTAGCTTGGGGCAGGGTTGATACTTTCGACGTAGAGAGCGGTATTGTTGATGAAGAGCGTATAGGGGACTTTATTACAAGGTATGATAATCGTGGGCCGGAAAAGGTACGTGGAGCACAGCCCGGACATGGTGGTTTTTAA
- a CDS encoding DUF3179 domain-containing protein, with the protein MKIQFFVILIIVVAVVLGISWYLDRNVFSVPSGETQILENNDEEADGSNNSTTSQNMTEREILVTDDVKHSIPLDEIISGGPGKDGIPSIDDPQFLSAEEADFLKETDTGIGLVVGGEARFYPYRILVWHEIVNDTINEKSVLVTYCPLCATGVVFERRVGGEIQEFGVSGRLWQSNLLMYNRASNEDEESLWSQVLGEAVLGPNTGEKLAIIRSNVVRWESWQEEYPDTLVLSRETGSDRDYARDPYGGYYTSDSVSYGATFNDSRLHPKELVHGIEIDGQYKAYHGSALSETTTDTFAGKEITISKTDVGEIEFTAEEEVIPHVTGFWFSWLAVHPDTELYK; encoded by the coding sequence ATGAAAATTCAATTCTTTGTCATTTTAATAATTGTAGTCGCGGTAGTACTGGGGATCTCTTGGTACCTTGATAGAAATGTATTCAGTGTACCGTCAGGAGAAACACAAATTCTTGAAAACAATGATGAAGAAGCGGACGGATCAAATAATTCAACTACATCACAAAATATGACAGAGCGAGAAATTTTAGTAACAGACGACGTGAAGCACTCTATCCCGCTCGACGAAATTATCTCGGGTGGTCCCGGCAAAGACGGTATTCCTTCAATCGATGATCCTCAATTCTTGTCTGCCGAAGAAGCCGACTTTCTAAAAGAAACTGATACCGGCATTGGACTTGTAGTAGGCGGCGAGGCGCGCTTTTATCCATATCGGATCCTCGTGTGGCACGAGATCGTAAACGACACCATAAACGAAAAGTCGGTTCTGGTGACATATTGTCCGTTGTGCGCCACCGGAGTTGTATTTGAAAGGAGGGTGGGTGGAGAAATACAAGAGTTCGGTGTGTCTGGGCGTCTCTGGCAGTCGAATCTTTTAATGTATAACCGCGCGTCAAACGAAGACGAAGAATCGCTGTGGTCTCAAGTTCTCGGGGAAGCTGTGCTTGGCCCTAACACGGGCGAGAAGCTTGCCATTATCCGTTCGAATGTAGTGCGTTGGGAAAGTTGGCAGGAAGAATATCCAGACACGCTTGTCCTATCGCGCGAGACCGGCTCCGATCGCGATTACGCGCGTGATCCATACGGCGGTTACTACACCAGTGATTCTGTATCGTACGGTGCTACGTTCAACGATTCACGTTTACACCCAAAAGAACTCGTGCACGGTATAGAGATAGACGGACAATACAAGGCCTACCACGGTAGCGCGCTTTCAGAGACCACCACAGATACATTTGCCGGAAAGGAGATCACCATAAGCAAAACCGACGTGGGAGAGATCGAGTTTACGGCAGAGGAAGAAGTAATTCCCCACGTCACTGGCTTTTGGTTTTCTTGGCTTGCCGTACATCCGGATACAGAGCTTTATAAGTAA
- a CDS encoding winged helix-turn-helix domain-containing protein, protein MTKSTYVKEKQKVDPSNVARSAIKTLSNSHRFNLMKVLLSTKRDLCVNELSEAIGISQSATSHQLSFLEAQGVVKSVRTGKTKCYLPTDTKLTEKIAKVIESLK, encoded by the coding sequence ATGACAAAATCAACATATGTAAAAGAAAAGCAAAAAGTTGATCCCTCTAATGTCGCGCGGTCGGCAATAAAGACACTCTCAAATTCTCATCGCTTTAACTTGATGAAAGTCTTGTTAAGTACCAAAAGAGACTTGTGTGTTAATGAACTATCAGAAGCTATTGGTATATCGCAGTCGGCGACCTCGCACCAGCTGTCTTTTCTAGAAGCCCAGGGAGTTGTAAAAAGTGTCCGTACCGGAAAAACAAAGTGTTACCTACCGACAGACACAAAACTTACCGAGAAGATCGCGAAAGTGATCGAGTCTTTGAAATAA
- a CDS encoding alpha/beta hydrolase — MEIFTQVQKAENKLHKNPIVLVHGSWGSSAMWMGYTQSLSEKGWDVYALDLRGHGKSEGDVAGTTMKDYVSDIRQIVSEYDLEDPVVIGHSMGGLVTLMYARDYDASAVVAIDPSPTIEVQGESEKKSYQDRYSPVDAGMPTDPKEVIEAFPDIPQEKLMKMKEMLGAESGDARSERKLGISVPKESLTMPVLFVGGELGESVPFGIGIKTAQAMADYYEKEAIEIKGATHPGILIGENAHSAVEQIENWLITNVTS; from the coding sequence ATGGAAATATTTACACAAGTACAAAAAGCAGAAAATAAATTACACAAAAACCCGATTGTGTTAGTTCACGGCTCATGGGGTTCATCAGCAATGTGGATGGGATACACACAGTCCCTTTCAGAAAAAGGTTGGGATGTATACGCGCTCGATCTCCGCGGCCACGGAAAAAGCGAAGGCGATGTCGCCGGAACAACAATGAAAGACTATGTATCTGACATTAGACAAATTGTGTCAGAATATGACCTCGAAGATCCGGTAGTTATTGGGCATTCTATGGGCGGATTGGTAACCCTAATGTACGCAAGAGACTACGACGCTAGCGCGGTTGTAGCGATCGACCCAAGCCCGACAATAGAAGTACAGGGCGAAAGTGAAAAGAAGAGCTACCAGGATAGATACTCTCCAGTGGATGCCGGTATGCCTACTGATCCCAAAGAAGTGATTGAGGCTTTCCCGGACATTCCCCAAGAGAAACTTATGAAGATGAAAGAGATGCTGGGAGCTGAATCCGGAGACGCGCGAAGTGAGAGAAAGCTCGGTATATCAGTACCAAAGGAAAGTCTGACTATGCCTGTTTTATTCGTCGGGGGAGAGCTAGGAGAATCGGTCCCGTTTGGTATTGGAATAAAGACGGCACAAGCAATGGCTGACTATTACGAAAAAGAAGCGATCGAAATAAAAGGAGCAACTCATCCGGGAATACTGATCGGAGAGAACGCGCATAGTGCCGTAGAACAAATTGAAAACTGGCTTATTACAAATGTAACTTCATAG
- a CDS encoding DoxX family protein, with the protein MIDLIPLASMSDLVLLVVRIIAGVTMIYYGWPKIKDLKANARDFESMGFKPGMLHGTLVAIVEFFGGIAVVLGFFTWAAALAFGFEMIMGALYKITKTDKPFTDWSYDLLLLAIMLVLLAFGPGKIALSALF; encoded by the coding sequence ATGATAGACCTTATACCACTTGCTTCAATGAGCGATCTTGTACTTCTCGTTGTACGAATTATCGCCGGTGTCACAATGATCTACTACGGTTGGCCAAAGATCAAAGATCTCAAGGCAAACGCGCGTGATTTCGAATCTATGGGTTTCAAACCCGGCATGCTGCACGGTACGCTGGTCGCAATTGTCGAATTCTTTGGTGGGATAGCAGTTGTACTTGGCTTTTTCACTTGGGCTGCCGCTTTAGCGTTCGGATTTGAAATGATCATGGGTGCACTCTACAAAATTACAAAAACTGACAAGCCTTTTACAGACTGGTCTTACGATCTTTTACTTTTGGCGATCATGCTTGTTCTTCTTGCTTTTGGACCGGGCAAAATTGCACTAAGCGCCCTATTCTAA